Proteins co-encoded in one Caldisericia bacterium genomic window:
- a CDS encoding ABC transporter permease has translation SLFVGFAAMFSAIVIGVIIGALAGYYGGILDTLLMRFTDIMFSIPVLPLLVVLASVIPGGGIWKIVLVIAIFGWMVDARLVRGVYLSLKEQEFAEAARAIGASNSRIIWRHLLPNSMAPIIVSATLAIGGNIIYEASLSYLGFGIMPPTPSWGNMLQNAQSAMFNAPWLIWFPGLALFITVLAFNFLGDGLRDALDPRLKI, from the coding sequence TATCACTTTTTGTTGGCTTTGCTGCAATGTTTTCAGCAATTGTAATTGGTGTCATTATTGGTGCGCTTGCTGGTTATTATGGAGGTATACTTGATACACTTCTAATGAGATTTACAGATATTATGTTTTCTATTCCTGTTTTACCTCTTTTAGTTGTTTTAGCATCAGTTATTCCTGGTGGTGGTATATGGAAAATAGTTCTTGTTATTGCAATTTTTGGTTGGATGGTTGATGCAAGATTAGTTAGAGGTGTTTATCTTTCATTAAAAGAACAAGAATTTGCTGAAGCAGCAAGAGCAATTGGTGCTTCAAATTCAAGAATAATATGGAGACATCTTCTTCCTAATTCAATGGCTCCAATTATTGTCTCTGCAACTCTTGCAATTGGTGGAAATATAATTTACGAAGCATCTTTAAGTTACCTTGGTTTTGGAATTATGCCTCCAACTCCTTCTTGGGGAAATATGCTTCAAAATGCACAAAGTGCAATGTTTAATGCTCCATGGCTTATTTGGTTTCCTGGACTTGCGTTATTTATAACAGTACTTGCATTTAACTTTCTTGGAGATGGGTTAAGAGATGCTCTTGACCCAAGATTAAAGATATAA
- a CDS encoding ABC transporter ATP-binding protein encodes MKNEVLLETRDLKTYFYTDEGIVRAVDGVDIKINVGETLGLVGESGCGKSVTSLSIMRLVPWPPGKIVSGEIIFKGEDLLKKSEEEMRRIRGSQISMIFQEPMTSLNPVFTVGFQISEAILIHQDVTEEEAKKRAIEMLNLVGIPDPDKRYNEYPHQLSGGMRQRVMIAMALSCNPDLLISDEATTALDVTIQAQILELMKDLKRKIGMAILMITHNLAIIAEMADNVAVMYSGKIVEYSDVKTIFKSPQHPYTYGLLNSIPLVTKRRKKGERLPIIEGVVPNPYHLPKGCYFHPRCPYATKICREEEPRLEEISPNHFVKCWNYLKPNMGV; translated from the coding sequence ATGAAGAATGAAGTTTTATTAGAAACAAGAGATCTAAAAACTTATTTTTACACTGATGAGGGTATTGTTAGAGCAGTTGATGGAGTTGATATTAAGATCAATGTAGGTGAGACACTTGGTTTAGTAGGAGAATCTGGATGTGGCAAATCAGTAACCTCTCTTTCAATAATGAGACTTGTACCATGGCCTCCTGGAAAAATTGTTAGTGGTGAAATAATTTTCAAAGGAGAGGATTTGTTAAAGAAATCAGAAGAAGAGATGAGAAGAATTAGAGGAAGCCAAATTTCAATGATTTTTCAGGAACCAATGACTTCATTAAATCCTGTTTTTACAGTTGGATTTCAAATAAGTGAAGCAATTCTTATTCATCAAGATGTAACAGAGGAGGAGGCAAAAAAGAGGGCAATTGAGATGTTAAATTTAGTAGGAATTCCAGATCCTGATAAAAGATACAACGAATATCCACATCAACTTTCTGGTGGTATGAGACAGAGAGTTATGATAGCAATGGCTTTATCATGCAATCCTGATCTTCTAATTTCAGATGAGGCAACAACTGCTCTTGATGTCACAATTCAAGCTCAAATTCTTGAACTCATGAAGGATCTTAAGAGAAAAATTGGAATGGCAATATTAATGATTACCCATAACCTTGCAATAATTGCTGAAATGGCAGATAATGTTGCAGTTATGTATTCTGGAAAAATTGTAGAATATTCTGATGTTAAAACAATTTTTAAATCTCCACAACATCCATATACATATGGCCTTTTAAATTCAATTCCACTTGTAACTAAGAGAAGAAAGAAAGGTGAAAGATTACCTATTATTGAGGGAGTTGTTCCAAATCCATACCATCTTCCAAAAGGTTGCTACTTCCATCCAAGATGCCCATATGCAACTAAAATTTGTAGAGAAGAAGAGCCACGCTTAGAAGAAATCTCACCTAATCACTTTGTTAAATGTTGGAACTATTTAAAACCTAATATGGGGGTATAA
- a CDS encoding ABC transporter ATP-binding protein: MAEPLVSVKNLKKYFPIHGGILGGVIAHVKAVDDISFDIYEGETVGLVGESGSGKTTVGKTILMLYPPTSGEIKFLGQVINKLKGEELRRMRRNMQIIFQDPYGSLNPRMPISEIIGEPLVVHGLVKNKKEMIDRVVEVMEMVGLRPEYINRYPHEFSGGQRQRIGIARAIILNPKFVVCDEPVSALDVSIQSQVINLLNELQEKLKLTYLFVAHDMAVIRHMCDRIVVMYLGKIMEIAPNDELFDNPLHPYTQALLSAVPIPDPEIKKERAVLQGDIPSPINPPKGCVFHTRCPIAMPVCKEVVPEQREIKQGHFVSCHAVK; encoded by the coding sequence ATGGCTGAACCATTGGTAAGTGTTAAGAATTTGAAGAAGTATTTCCCAATTCATGGTGGAATACTTGGCGGAGTTATAGCACATGTAAAAGCGGTTGATGATATTTCTTTTGATATTTATGAAGGTGAAACTGTTGGTCTTGTTGGTGAATCTGGTTCAGGAAAAACAACAGTTGGTAAAACAATTTTAATGCTTTATCCACCAACATCAGGAGAAATTAAATTTCTAGGACAAGTAATAAATAAACTTAAAGGCGAAGAGTTAAGAAGAATGAGAAGAAATATGCAGATAATTTTCCAAGATCCATATGGCTCACTTAATCCAAGAATGCCTATTTCTGAAATAATTGGAGAGCCCTTAGTAGTACATGGTCTTGTGAAAAATAAAAAAGAGATGATTGATAGAGTAGTTGAAGTTATGGAAATGGTTGGTTTGAGACCTGAATATATTAATAGATACCCTCACGAATTTTCTGGTGGTCAAAGACAAAGAATTGGAATAGCAAGAGCAATAATTTTAAATCCAAAATTTGTTGTTTGTGATGAACCAGTTAGTGCTCTTGATGTTTCAATTCAATCTCAAGTAATAAATCTTTTAAATGAATTACAAGAAAAATTAAAATTAACATATCTTTTTGTTGCACATGATATGGCAGTTATAAGGCACATGTGCGATAGAATTGTAGTTATGTACCTTGGAAAAATTATGGAAATAGCACCAAATGATGAACTTTTTGATAATCCACTTCATCCTTACACTCAAGCTTTACTTTCTGCAGTTCCAATTCCAGATCCTGAAATTAAAAAAGAAAGAGCAGTTCTTCAAGGAGATATTCCATCTCCTATAAATCCACCGAAAGGTTGTGTTTTCCATACAAGATGTCCAATTGCAATGCCAGTATGTAAAGAGGTTGTCCCTGAACAAAGAGAAATAAAACAAGGTCATTTTGTTTCATGTCATGCTGTTAAATAA
- a CDS encoding DUF167 domain-containing protein has product MKIKVKITPNSKINKIVLFKESTLFIKISKPPINNKANSELLKFLEDIFEVKGVKIIYGERGREKLIEIPIDENSFLEKIKMILN; this is encoded by the coding sequence ATGAAAATAAAAGTTAAAATAACCCCCAATTCTAAGATCAATAAAATAGTTTTATTTAAAGAATCCACTCTATTTATAAAAATTTCAAAACCGCCTATTAATAATAAAGCGAATTCAGAACTATTAAAATTTCTTGAAGATATTTTTGAAGTTAAAGGTGTAAAAATAATTTATGGAGAGAGGGGGAGAGAAAAATTAATTGAAATACCAATTGATGAAAATTCATTTCTTGAAAAAATTAAAATGATTTTAAATTAA
- the lspA gene encoding signal peptidase II, translated as MKYIYFVIFSSIFIFLDRISKYFVIKNIKYGDSIKILGNFLKFERVDNRGGIFGLFPNGKYIFITLSIIALIIIFIFFIKYEFKFTLFIFLLSLIFSGITGNLIDRIFYGFVVDFISVKNFPVFNLSDSYITIGVILIVFYLWREEL; from the coding sequence ATGAAATATATTTACTTTGTAATCTTCTCTTCTATTTTTATCTTTTTAGATAGAATTTCAAAATATTTTGTAATAAAAAATATAAAATATGGAGATAGTATAAAAATTTTAGGGAATTTTTTAAAATTTGAAAGAGTTGATAATAGAGGTGGAATTTTTGGTCTTTTTCCAAATGGAAAATATATTTTTATTACTCTTTCAATAATTGCATTAATAATAATCTTTATTTTTTTTATTAAATATGAATTTAAATTTACATTATTTATTTTTCTTCTATCTTTAATATTTTCTGGAATAACTGGAAATTTAATTGATAGAATTTTTTATGGTTTTGTTGTTGATTTTATAAGTGTCAAAAACTTTCCAGTTTTTAATCTTTCTGATTCATATATTACAATTGGAGTTATTTTAATTGTTTTTTATTTATGGAGAGAAGAGTTATAA
- a CDS encoding RluA family pseudouridine synthase, whose protein sequence is MERRVIKLVSNEHGERLDSFLKKNLIEYSREYLKSLIKDGKVTVNGEIKKPSYKIKEKDIIEVIIPEPKELSIKPENLNIEIIYEDDDIAIVNKPQGMLTHPTGKKKENTLVNALLFHLKNLSQIGGVLRPGIVHRLDKDTSGLLVIAKNDFSHQILSRDLKERKIKRIYYALVKGEVNQNEGTISIPLTKNFKSKKFVKPSLLGKEAETHFKVIKRYKDFTLLEISLKTGRTHQIRVHLSFIGYPIVGDRVYGISIPQLKGQLLHAKKLILNHPRTGQRLEFDSPIPDYFENFLKNLQEFSK, encoded by the coding sequence ATGGAGAGAAGAGTTATAAAGTTAGTTTCAAATGAGCATGGCGAGAGATTAGACTCATTTTTAAAAAAAAATTTAATAGAATATAGCAGGGAGTATCTTAAAAGTTTAATAAAAGATGGAAAAGTAACTGTTAATGGTGAAATTAAAAAACCATCTTACAAAATTAAGGAAAAAGATATAATTGAAGTGATAATTCCTGAACCAAAAGAGTTATCAATTAAACCAGAAAATTTAAATATTGAAATTATATATGAAGATGATGACATAGCGATTGTGAATAAACCTCAGGGAATGTTAACACATCCAACTGGAAAGAAAAAAGAAAATACACTTGTCAATGCACTTCTTTTTCACCTTAAAAATCTTTCTCAAATCGGTGGTGTATTGAGACCTGGAATTGTTCATAGATTGGATAAAGATACATCAGGTCTTCTTGTTATAGCAAAAAATGATTTTTCTCATCAAATTCTATCAAGAGATTTAAAAGAGAGAAAAATAAAAAGAATATATTATGCATTAGTTAAGGGAGAAGTGAATCAAAATGAAGGAACTATTTCTATACCTTTAACTAAAAATTTCAAATCAAAAAAGTTTGTTAAGCCATCTCTTCTTGGAAAAGAAGCAGAAACTCATTTTAAGGTAATAAAAAGATATAAAGATTTTACCTTACTTGAGATTTCGCTCAAAACTGGTAGAACACATCAGATCAGGGTTCACTTAAGTTTTATTGGATATCCAATAGTTGGTGATAGAGTTTATGGGATTTCAATACCTCAATTGAAAGGACAACTTCTTCATGCTAAAAAATTAATTTTAAACCATCCAAGAACAGGGCAAAGATTAGAATTTGATTCTCCAATCCCCGATTATTTTGAGAATTTTTTAAAGAATCTTCAAGAATTCAGTAAATAA